The DNA segment CGCCTGTCGTTCTTGGCGTCTGCCGCGGAGGAAGCCCTGAGCACTGTTCAGCCGGCGGCTGAGGCAAGCTCCATGCCTGACGCGTCGTGATGGCGGCAACTATAGGGAGCTGCGAATCCGACTAGTGGCGCACCCACCAGCGCGCCCGGCCGGGCTACCGATGTCGAAGAGTTTTTTCGAGCGCACCGCCCGACATCGGCAGGAAACCGAAGCCATTGTTTCCGCCGTGTTCATGCCGCAAAGGCGGGGCCCGAAGACATGAAAATGGGAAACGGCGGTCGTTTCGACATCGAATCGAGTGATTTTCTGAGCAGAATTTTGTAGTGGGCGATACAAGACTCGAACTTGTGACCCCTAGCTTGTCGAGCTAGTGCTCTAACCAACTGAGCTAATCGCCCCTAGGCACTGTCAAAAAGACAGGGCTAAGCGTTCCACTAGCTTACGTGGCTAATGCACAATTGAAAAGCCCTGCCGCGCGCGGCGTTTGGGCCTGAATCAGCCGGGCACGAACCATGGCGCCGGCTGATCTGTCTTGCTCGGAAGCGGCCTCCCCCTATACTTTGCGTCATCGGCAGCGCGGTCGCCCCCGCGGCGTCTCTTGTATGGACGTCCCGACACGCGTTGCCTTCGCACCCCTCAACGCGGCGCTGGCCAGCGACCTCTTTCGCAATCCCGGCGGCGATATCTGGCGCTTGCTGCATCGGGCAGTCCTTCTGCCCAGGCACCGGCAGCGTCAACCAGCCACGTGACATGGGCTGCTGATTGCGCAGCGGGCCAGACGAAGTGAGAAATCCATGCTTAAGGTCAAATTGCCCGACGGCAGCGTTCGTGAATATTCACGCCCGGTCCGGCCGATCGACGTGGCGGAAGAGATCGGCCCACGCCTGGCGAAAGCCACGCTGGCCGCCGAGGTCGATGGCCAGGTGGTCGACACCGTCACCCCTCTGCCCACCGAGGGTGAAACGACGCTCAAGCTGCTCACGCGGAAAGACCCCGAGGCGCTGCGCATCATGCGGCATTCCTGCGCGCACGTGATGGCCCGGGCCGTGATGCGGCTATTCGAGGGCGTGCAATTGGCCTTTGGTCCGACGATTGAGAACGGCTTCTACTACGACTTCGACTTGCCGCACAAGCTGAGCGAAGAGGACTTCCCCAAGATCGAGGCCGAGATGGCCAAGATCATCAAGGAAGACGAAGAGTTCGAGCGGCTGGAGATGCCCCGCGCCGAGGCGATCAAAATCTGCCGCGACCTGGCCCAGACGCTCAAGGTCGAGCACATCGAGACCGGGCTGGCCGATCAGGCCGAATTGTCGTTTTACCGCCAGGGAGAATTCATCGACCTGTGCCGCGGCCGCCATATTCCCAGTGCCGGCGCGATCGGCGCGTTCAAGCTCTTGAGCGTCGCCGGGGCGTATTGGAAGGGGGACTCGAACAACCAGCAATTGCAGCGCGTGTACGGCACTGCCTGGTTCAGCAAGGAAGAGCTGGAAACGTATCTCAATCAGGTCGAAGAAGCAAAGCGTCGCGACCACCGCGTCCTTGGCAAATCGCTCGAGCTCTTCACCGTGAATCCGACGGTCGGGCAGGGGCTTGTCCTTTGGCTGCCACGCGGCGCCATCGTGCGCGGCCAGCTCGAGGCCTTCGTCCGCGATGAGCTGATCAAGCGCGGCTACGACCCCGTGTACACGCCGAATATCGGCCGCGTCGAGCTGTACCAGATCTCGGGCCATTATCCGTACTACGCCGACAGCCAGTTCAAGCCGATCGAGATGGAAGAGGGCGAGCGTTATCTGCTCAAGC comes from the Pirellulales bacterium genome and includes:
- the thrS gene encoding threonine--tRNA ligase, coding for MLKVKLPDGSVREYSRPVRPIDVAEEIGPRLAKATLAAEVDGQVVDTVTPLPTEGETTLKLLTRKDPEALRIMRHSCAHVMARAVMRLFEGVQLAFGPTIENGFYYDFDLPHKLSEEDFPKIEAEMAKIIKEDEEFERLEMPRAEAIKICRDLAQTLKVEHIETGLADQAELSFYRQGEFIDLCRGRHIPSAGAIGAFKLLSVAGAYWKGDSNNQQLQRVYGTAWFSKEELETYLNQVEEAKRRDHRVLGKSLELFTVNPTVGQGLVLWLPRGAIVRGQLEAFVRDELIKRGYDPVYTPNIGRVELYQISGHYPYYADSQFKPIEMEEGERYLLKPMNCPHHIMIYKSKPRSYRELPVRLAEFGTVYRYEKSGELGGMTRVRGFTQDDAHIFCTEDQVGDEFRQCIEMAQMVLKTLGLEDYRVRLGFRDPASDKYVGKAESWAKAEAAIERVARDMNLPGCTPELGEAAFYGPKVDFVVTDCIGREWQLGTVQLDYNLPSEERFGLEYIGPDNKPHRPVMIHRAPLGSMERFIGVLIEHFAGAFPLWLAPEQVRVVTVTQKAEEYGRATEQKLREAGLRVTGDYRAEKLGAKIRDAQLKLIPYMLVVGERDAAEGTVSVRDRISGDLGAMPLAAAIDKFRQEVAERTIRQVVKTTAGLGDRGGSNEY